In Zonotrichia leucophrys gambelii isolate GWCS_2022_RI chromosome 8, RI_Zleu_2.0, whole genome shotgun sequence, one genomic interval encodes:
- the FYB2 gene encoding FYN-binding protein 2 isoform X1 gives MDLEGVTDFKALRARFQNDSNSANKPEQKPPKEITPKPGSAGSTTSSPLPLPKREMKVPKPAHPTSQAPVLTQHSPLAQPGGDRERMGHSKEHKDSTAEKGLGPPKSSSENPLLPCATAQQGSSQTAPEDPQLPDSFQHVLQIWEETLSRKEKTSPTHRAANAAPAASGSARMAASGSSPLLDWRAQRKDAVHGRGIALPQAPRGHRSSDGAAAEGVVAPAFCLPGYRAPRHSPQLQKESEPPFCQPGAGKWNDSPGSKWPKIKPLPSAASLGPAPGKPPRPPKVDLSAFQSIMPLLHRGNETTAAEEDYLTPESAQLEEQNNYEEAPMYLNQSGDTTTLSVIEAPKAEPQKHKKQKIFPFAKSSPERALTEDEKEGKPSDGRAKLEENKMFETGGNEYMSPKADGRGGLKVLQGKQDVTSPQNATYPTPPGLARDRAEHWHSMGIGAPKPGGSALAQSPGQCLQAPEDIYDDVEELQDRLSHGSDASSSFTSDSISGNSYEETYEDVEIGGDNPAKPGTEKQKRFGNLFKIEKLKLNNFRLKDNLRLVSISVPNLAAVSQEDNVYDDVEVEQRETRGKDDKYRVRMPKLRVAKEYKDKRKSIDDAERNIFKFKKSSEEKSKKMDKEEKLFRETFMYHEEIRVLTRARAARSVRSQRRADLPLTAGEQLDVIDMHGTAHGAQGHAVICRNAQGRYGYVLVEHLNFRQY, from the exons GAAGGTGTGACTGATTTCAAAGCCCTCCGAGCAAGATTTCAGAATGACTCCAACTCGGCCAACAAGCCGGAGCAGAAACCTCCCAAGGAGATCACCCCCAaacctggctctgcagggagcaccacctccagccctctgcccctgcctaAGAGAGAGATGAAAGTGCCCAAACCTGCCCATCCCACCTCCCAAGCCCCTGtgctcacccagcacagccctttggcacagcctgggggtgacagggagcGGATGGGGCACAGCAAGGAGCACAAGGACAGCACCGCAGAGAAAGGGCTGGGTCCTcccaagagcagctcagaaaatcctctgctcccctgtgccactgcccagCAAGGATCAAGCCAAACAGCTCCAGAAGACCCTCAGCTCCCAGATTCTTTCCAGCACGTCCTACAGATCTGGGAAGAGACGTTATCCCGCAAGGAGAAAACAAGTCCAACACATCGGGCGGCCAAcgcagctcctgctgcatcaggcagtgccaggatgGCAGCCTCTGGGAGCTCCCCTCTGCTGGACTGGCGTGCCCAGAGGAAGGATGCTGTGCATGGCAGAGGGATTGCCCTTCCTCAGGCTCCCAGAGGACACAGGAGCTctgatggagcagctgctgagggtgTGGTGGCACCTGCGTTCTGCCTGCCGGGTTATCGTGCACCCAGACACTCGCCTCAGCTCCAGAAAG AGTCAGAACCTCCCttctgccagcctggagcaggaaaatggaaTGACAGCCCTGGGAGCAAGTGGCCAAAGATTAAAcctctgccttcagctgcaTCCCTGGGTCCTGCCCCTGGGAAGCCTCCAAGACCCCCAAAGGTTGATCTCAGTGCTTTCCAAAGCATCATGCCTTTGCTCCACAGAGGAAATGAAACAA ctgctgcagaagaggATTACCTGACCCCTGAAAG TGCTCAGCTTGAAGAGCAGAATAATTATGAAGAAGCCCCAATGTACCTGAATCAGTCTGGGGACACCACAACCTTGAGTGTCATTGAAG CACCTAAGGCAGAGCCTCAAAAACACAAG AAACAGAAGATTTTCCCCTTTGCCAAATCCAG TCCAGAAAGAGCTCTGACAGAGgatgaaaaagagggaaaaccaAGTGATGGAAGAGCAAAACTGGAGGAGAATAAAATGTTCGAG ACAGGTGGAAATGAGTACATGTCTCCCAAGGCAGATGGCAGAGGTGGGCTGAAGGTTCTGCAAGGGAAGCAGGATGTGACCAGTCCCCAAAATGCAACGTATCCAACCCCACCAGGGCTGGCAagagacagagcagagcact GGCACAGCATGGGTATTGGTGCTCCAAAGCCAGGAGGATCAGCCTTGGCCCAAAGCCCTGGGCAGTGTCTGCAGGCCCCAGAGGACATCTATGATGATgttgaggagctgcaggacagacT CAGCCACGGCTCAGATGCCTCCAGTTCCTTCACTTCAGACAGCA TTTCAGGAAACAGCTACGAGGAAACATATGAAGATGTTGAGATTGGGGGTGATAACCCAGCAAAACCAGG aacagaaaaacagaagagattTGGAAACCTGTTTAAGATAGAAAAGTTGAAGCTGAACAATTTCAGGCTCAAGGACAACCTAAG GCTGGTTTCCATTTCAGTACCAAATTTAG cagctgtgtcccaggaGGACAACGTGTATGATGATGTCGAGGTGGAGCAGAGAGAGACCAG AGGGAAGGATGACAAGTACAGAGTCCGGATGCCAAAACTTCGGGTGGCAAAAGAGTAcaaggacaagaggaaaagcaTCGACGACGCGGAAAG AAATATCTTCAAATTCAAGAAGAGCAGTGAAGAAAAGAGCAAGAAGATGGACAAAGAAGAGAAGTTGTTTAGAGAGACATTTATG taccaCGAGGAGATCCGCGTGCTCACCAGGGCCCGCGCCGCGCGCTCGGTGCGCAGCCAGCGCCGCGCCGACCTGCCGCTCACAGCTGGGGAACAGCTGGATGTCATCGACATGCACGGCACGGCCCACGGCGCCCAGGGCCACGCCGTCATCTGCCGCAACGCCCAGGGCAGAT
- the FYB2 gene encoding FYN-binding protein 2 isoform X4, with translation MDLEGVTDFKALRARFQNDSNSANKPEQKPPKEITPKPGSAGSTTSSPLPLPKREMKVPKPAHPTSQAPVLTQHSPLAQPGGDRERMGHSKEHKDSTAEKGLGPPKSSSENPLLPCATAQQGSSQTAPEDPQLPDSFQHVLQIWEETLSRKEKTSPTHRAANAAPAASGSARMAASGSSPLLDWRAQRKDAVHGRGIALPQAPRGHRSSDGAAAEGVVAPAFCLPGYRAPRHSPQLQKESEPPFCQPGAGKWNDSPGSKWPKIKPLPSAASLGPAPGKPPRPPKVDLSAFQSIMPLLHRGNETTAAEEDYLTPESAQLEEQNNYEEAPMYLNQSGDTTTLSVIEAPKAEPQKHKKQKIFPFAKSSPERALTEDEKEGKPSDGRAKLEENKMFETGGNEYMSPKADGRGGLKVLQGKQDVTSPQNATYPTPPGLARDRAEHWHSMGIGAPKPGGSALAQSPGQCLQAPEDIYDDVEELQDRLHGSDASSSFTSDSISGNSYEETYEDVEIGGDNPAKPGTEKQKRFGNLFKIEKLKLNNFRLKDNLRLVSISVPNLAVSQEDNVYDDVEVEQRETRGKDDKYRVRMPKLRVAKEYKDKRKSIDDAERNIFKFKKSSEEKSKKMDKEEKLFRETFMYHEEIRVLTRARAARSVRSQRRADLPLTAGEQLDVIDMHGTAHGAQGHAVICRNAQGRYGYVLVEHLNFRQY, from the exons GAAGGTGTGACTGATTTCAAAGCCCTCCGAGCAAGATTTCAGAATGACTCCAACTCGGCCAACAAGCCGGAGCAGAAACCTCCCAAGGAGATCACCCCCAaacctggctctgcagggagcaccacctccagccctctgcccctgcctaAGAGAGAGATGAAAGTGCCCAAACCTGCCCATCCCACCTCCCAAGCCCCTGtgctcacccagcacagccctttggcacagcctgggggtgacagggagcGGATGGGGCACAGCAAGGAGCACAAGGACAGCACCGCAGAGAAAGGGCTGGGTCCTcccaagagcagctcagaaaatcctctgctcccctgtgccactgcccagCAAGGATCAAGCCAAACAGCTCCAGAAGACCCTCAGCTCCCAGATTCTTTCCAGCACGTCCTACAGATCTGGGAAGAGACGTTATCCCGCAAGGAGAAAACAAGTCCAACACATCGGGCGGCCAAcgcagctcctgctgcatcaggcagtgccaggatgGCAGCCTCTGGGAGCTCCCCTCTGCTGGACTGGCGTGCCCAGAGGAAGGATGCTGTGCATGGCAGAGGGATTGCCCTTCCTCAGGCTCCCAGAGGACACAGGAGCTctgatggagcagctgctgagggtgTGGTGGCACCTGCGTTCTGCCTGCCGGGTTATCGTGCACCCAGACACTCGCCTCAGCTCCAGAAAG AGTCAGAACCTCCCttctgccagcctggagcaggaaaatggaaTGACAGCCCTGGGAGCAAGTGGCCAAAGATTAAAcctctgccttcagctgcaTCCCTGGGTCCTGCCCCTGGGAAGCCTCCAAGACCCCCAAAGGTTGATCTCAGTGCTTTCCAAAGCATCATGCCTTTGCTCCACAGAGGAAATGAAACAA ctgctgcagaagaggATTACCTGACCCCTGAAAG TGCTCAGCTTGAAGAGCAGAATAATTATGAAGAAGCCCCAATGTACCTGAATCAGTCTGGGGACACCACAACCTTGAGTGTCATTGAAG CACCTAAGGCAGAGCCTCAAAAACACAAG AAACAGAAGATTTTCCCCTTTGCCAAATCCAG TCCAGAAAGAGCTCTGACAGAGgatgaaaaagagggaaaaccaAGTGATGGAAGAGCAAAACTGGAGGAGAATAAAATGTTCGAG ACAGGTGGAAATGAGTACATGTCTCCCAAGGCAGATGGCAGAGGTGGGCTGAAGGTTCTGCAAGGGAAGCAGGATGTGACCAGTCCCCAAAATGCAACGTATCCAACCCCACCAGGGCTGGCAagagacagagcagagcact GGCACAGCATGGGTATTGGTGCTCCAAAGCCAGGAGGATCAGCCTTGGCCCAAAGCCCTGGGCAGTGTCTGCAGGCCCCAGAGGACATCTATGATGATgttgaggagctgcaggacagacT CCACGGCTCAGATGCCTCCAGTTCCTTCACTTCAGACAGCA TTTCAGGAAACAGCTACGAGGAAACATATGAAGATGTTGAGATTGGGGGTGATAACCCAGCAAAACCAGG aacagaaaaacagaagagattTGGAAACCTGTTTAAGATAGAAAAGTTGAAGCTGAACAATTTCAGGCTCAAGGACAACCTAAG GCTGGTTTCCATTTCAGTACCAAATTTAG ctgtgtcccaggaGGACAACGTGTATGATGATGTCGAGGTGGAGCAGAGAGAGACCAG AGGGAAGGATGACAAGTACAGAGTCCGGATGCCAAAACTTCGGGTGGCAAAAGAGTAcaaggacaagaggaaaagcaTCGACGACGCGGAAAG AAATATCTTCAAATTCAAGAAGAGCAGTGAAGAAAAGAGCAAGAAGATGGACAAAGAAGAGAAGTTGTTTAGAGAGACATTTATG taccaCGAGGAGATCCGCGTGCTCACCAGGGCCCGCGCCGCGCGCTCGGTGCGCAGCCAGCGCCGCGCCGACCTGCCGCTCACAGCTGGGGAACAGCTGGATGTCATCGACATGCACGGCACGGCCCACGGCGCCCAGGGCCACGCCGTCATCTGCCGCAACGCCCAGGGCAGAT
- the FYB2 gene encoding FYN-binding protein 2 isoform X3: MDLEGVTDFKALRARFQNDSNSANKPEQKPPKEITPKPGSAGSTTSSPLPLPKREMKVPKPAHPTSQAPVLTQHSPLAQPGGDRERMGHSKEHKDSTAEKGLGPPKSSSENPLLPCATAQQGSSQTAPEDPQLPDSFQHVLQIWEETLSRKEKTSPTHRAANAAPAASGSARMAASGSSPLLDWRAQRKDAVHGRGIALPQAPRGHRSSDGAAAEGVVAPAFCLPGYRAPRHSPQLQKESEPPFCQPGAGKWNDSPGSKWPKIKPLPSAASLGPAPGKPPRPPKVDLSAFQSIMPLLHRGNETTAAEEDYLTPESAQLEEQNNYEEAPMYLNQSGDTTTLSVIEAPKAEPQKHKKQKIFPFAKSSPERALTEDEKEGKPSDGRAKLEENKMFETGGNEYMSPKADGRGGLKVLQGKQDVTSPQNATYPTPPGLARDRAEHWHSMGIGAPKPGGSALAQSPGQCLQAPEDIYDDVEELQDRLHGSDASSSFTSDSISGNSYEETYEDVEIGGDNPAKPGTEKQKRFGNLFKIEKLKLNNFRLKDNLRLVSISVPNLAAVSQEDNVYDDVEVEQRETRGKDDKYRVRMPKLRVAKEYKDKRKSIDDAERNIFKFKKSSEEKSKKMDKEEKLFRETFMYHEEIRVLTRARAARSVRSQRRADLPLTAGEQLDVIDMHGTAHGAQGHAVICRNAQGRYGYVLVEHLNFRQY, from the exons GAAGGTGTGACTGATTTCAAAGCCCTCCGAGCAAGATTTCAGAATGACTCCAACTCGGCCAACAAGCCGGAGCAGAAACCTCCCAAGGAGATCACCCCCAaacctggctctgcagggagcaccacctccagccctctgcccctgcctaAGAGAGAGATGAAAGTGCCCAAACCTGCCCATCCCACCTCCCAAGCCCCTGtgctcacccagcacagccctttggcacagcctgggggtgacagggagcGGATGGGGCACAGCAAGGAGCACAAGGACAGCACCGCAGAGAAAGGGCTGGGTCCTcccaagagcagctcagaaaatcctctgctcccctgtgccactgcccagCAAGGATCAAGCCAAACAGCTCCAGAAGACCCTCAGCTCCCAGATTCTTTCCAGCACGTCCTACAGATCTGGGAAGAGACGTTATCCCGCAAGGAGAAAACAAGTCCAACACATCGGGCGGCCAAcgcagctcctgctgcatcaggcagtgccaggatgGCAGCCTCTGGGAGCTCCCCTCTGCTGGACTGGCGTGCCCAGAGGAAGGATGCTGTGCATGGCAGAGGGATTGCCCTTCCTCAGGCTCCCAGAGGACACAGGAGCTctgatggagcagctgctgagggtgTGGTGGCACCTGCGTTCTGCCTGCCGGGTTATCGTGCACCCAGACACTCGCCTCAGCTCCAGAAAG AGTCAGAACCTCCCttctgccagcctggagcaggaaaatggaaTGACAGCCCTGGGAGCAAGTGGCCAAAGATTAAAcctctgccttcagctgcaTCCCTGGGTCCTGCCCCTGGGAAGCCTCCAAGACCCCCAAAGGTTGATCTCAGTGCTTTCCAAAGCATCATGCCTTTGCTCCACAGAGGAAATGAAACAA ctgctgcagaagaggATTACCTGACCCCTGAAAG TGCTCAGCTTGAAGAGCAGAATAATTATGAAGAAGCCCCAATGTACCTGAATCAGTCTGGGGACACCACAACCTTGAGTGTCATTGAAG CACCTAAGGCAGAGCCTCAAAAACACAAG AAACAGAAGATTTTCCCCTTTGCCAAATCCAG TCCAGAAAGAGCTCTGACAGAGgatgaaaaagagggaaaaccaAGTGATGGAAGAGCAAAACTGGAGGAGAATAAAATGTTCGAG ACAGGTGGAAATGAGTACATGTCTCCCAAGGCAGATGGCAGAGGTGGGCTGAAGGTTCTGCAAGGGAAGCAGGATGTGACCAGTCCCCAAAATGCAACGTATCCAACCCCACCAGGGCTGGCAagagacagagcagagcact GGCACAGCATGGGTATTGGTGCTCCAAAGCCAGGAGGATCAGCCTTGGCCCAAAGCCCTGGGCAGTGTCTGCAGGCCCCAGAGGACATCTATGATGATgttgaggagctgcaggacagacT CCACGGCTCAGATGCCTCCAGTTCCTTCACTTCAGACAGCA TTTCAGGAAACAGCTACGAGGAAACATATGAAGATGTTGAGATTGGGGGTGATAACCCAGCAAAACCAGG aacagaaaaacagaagagattTGGAAACCTGTTTAAGATAGAAAAGTTGAAGCTGAACAATTTCAGGCTCAAGGACAACCTAAG GCTGGTTTCCATTTCAGTACCAAATTTAG cagctgtgtcccaggaGGACAACGTGTATGATGATGTCGAGGTGGAGCAGAGAGAGACCAG AGGGAAGGATGACAAGTACAGAGTCCGGATGCCAAAACTTCGGGTGGCAAAAGAGTAcaaggacaagaggaaaagcaTCGACGACGCGGAAAG AAATATCTTCAAATTCAAGAAGAGCAGTGAAGAAAAGAGCAAGAAGATGGACAAAGAAGAGAAGTTGTTTAGAGAGACATTTATG taccaCGAGGAGATCCGCGTGCTCACCAGGGCCCGCGCCGCGCGCTCGGTGCGCAGCCAGCGCCGCGCCGACCTGCCGCTCACAGCTGGGGAACAGCTGGATGTCATCGACATGCACGGCACGGCCCACGGCGCCCAGGGCCACGCCGTCATCTGCCGCAACGCCCAGGGCAGAT
- the FYB2 gene encoding FYN-binding protein 2 isoform X2: MDLEGVTDFKALRARFQNDSNSANKPEQKPPKEITPKPGSAGSTTSSPLPLPKREMKVPKPAHPTSQAPVLTQHSPLAQPGGDRERMGHSKEHKDSTAEKGLGPPKSSSENPLLPCATAQQGSSQTAPEDPQLPDSFQHVLQIWEETLSRKEKTSPTHRAANAAPAASGSARMAASGSSPLLDWRAQRKDAVHGRGIALPQAPRGHRSSDGAAAEGVVAPAFCLPGYRAPRHSPQLQKESEPPFCQPGAGKWNDSPGSKWPKIKPLPSAASLGPAPGKPPRPPKVDLSAFQSIMPLLHRGNETTAAEEDYLTPESAQLEEQNNYEEAPMYLNQSGDTTTLSVIEAPKAEPQKHKKQKIFPFAKSSPERALTEDEKEGKPSDGRAKLEENKMFETGGNEYMSPKADGRGGLKVLQGKQDVTSPQNATYPTPPGLARDRAEHWHSMGIGAPKPGGSALAQSPGQCLQAPEDIYDDVEELQDRLSHGSDASSSFTSDSISGNSYEETYEDVEIGGDNPAKPGTEKQKRFGNLFKIEKLKLNNFRLKDNLRLVSISVPNLAVSQEDNVYDDVEVEQRETRGKDDKYRVRMPKLRVAKEYKDKRKSIDDAERNIFKFKKSSEEKSKKMDKEEKLFRETFMYHEEIRVLTRARAARSVRSQRRADLPLTAGEQLDVIDMHGTAHGAQGHAVICRNAQGRYGYVLVEHLNFRQY, from the exons GAAGGTGTGACTGATTTCAAAGCCCTCCGAGCAAGATTTCAGAATGACTCCAACTCGGCCAACAAGCCGGAGCAGAAACCTCCCAAGGAGATCACCCCCAaacctggctctgcagggagcaccacctccagccctctgcccctgcctaAGAGAGAGATGAAAGTGCCCAAACCTGCCCATCCCACCTCCCAAGCCCCTGtgctcacccagcacagccctttggcacagcctgggggtgacagggagcGGATGGGGCACAGCAAGGAGCACAAGGACAGCACCGCAGAGAAAGGGCTGGGTCCTcccaagagcagctcagaaaatcctctgctcccctgtgccactgcccagCAAGGATCAAGCCAAACAGCTCCAGAAGACCCTCAGCTCCCAGATTCTTTCCAGCACGTCCTACAGATCTGGGAAGAGACGTTATCCCGCAAGGAGAAAACAAGTCCAACACATCGGGCGGCCAAcgcagctcctgctgcatcaggcagtgccaggatgGCAGCCTCTGGGAGCTCCCCTCTGCTGGACTGGCGTGCCCAGAGGAAGGATGCTGTGCATGGCAGAGGGATTGCCCTTCCTCAGGCTCCCAGAGGACACAGGAGCTctgatggagcagctgctgagggtgTGGTGGCACCTGCGTTCTGCCTGCCGGGTTATCGTGCACCCAGACACTCGCCTCAGCTCCAGAAAG AGTCAGAACCTCCCttctgccagcctggagcaggaaaatggaaTGACAGCCCTGGGAGCAAGTGGCCAAAGATTAAAcctctgccttcagctgcaTCCCTGGGTCCTGCCCCTGGGAAGCCTCCAAGACCCCCAAAGGTTGATCTCAGTGCTTTCCAAAGCATCATGCCTTTGCTCCACAGAGGAAATGAAACAA ctgctgcagaagaggATTACCTGACCCCTGAAAG TGCTCAGCTTGAAGAGCAGAATAATTATGAAGAAGCCCCAATGTACCTGAATCAGTCTGGGGACACCACAACCTTGAGTGTCATTGAAG CACCTAAGGCAGAGCCTCAAAAACACAAG AAACAGAAGATTTTCCCCTTTGCCAAATCCAG TCCAGAAAGAGCTCTGACAGAGgatgaaaaagagggaaaaccaAGTGATGGAAGAGCAAAACTGGAGGAGAATAAAATGTTCGAG ACAGGTGGAAATGAGTACATGTCTCCCAAGGCAGATGGCAGAGGTGGGCTGAAGGTTCTGCAAGGGAAGCAGGATGTGACCAGTCCCCAAAATGCAACGTATCCAACCCCACCAGGGCTGGCAagagacagagcagagcact GGCACAGCATGGGTATTGGTGCTCCAAAGCCAGGAGGATCAGCCTTGGCCCAAAGCCCTGGGCAGTGTCTGCAGGCCCCAGAGGACATCTATGATGATgttgaggagctgcaggacagacT CAGCCACGGCTCAGATGCCTCCAGTTCCTTCACTTCAGACAGCA TTTCAGGAAACAGCTACGAGGAAACATATGAAGATGTTGAGATTGGGGGTGATAACCCAGCAAAACCAGG aacagaaaaacagaagagattTGGAAACCTGTTTAAGATAGAAAAGTTGAAGCTGAACAATTTCAGGCTCAAGGACAACCTAAG GCTGGTTTCCATTTCAGTACCAAATTTAG ctgtgtcccaggaGGACAACGTGTATGATGATGTCGAGGTGGAGCAGAGAGAGACCAG AGGGAAGGATGACAAGTACAGAGTCCGGATGCCAAAACTTCGGGTGGCAAAAGAGTAcaaggacaagaggaaaagcaTCGACGACGCGGAAAG AAATATCTTCAAATTCAAGAAGAGCAGTGAAGAAAAGAGCAAGAAGATGGACAAAGAAGAGAAGTTGTTTAGAGAGACATTTATG taccaCGAGGAGATCCGCGTGCTCACCAGGGCCCGCGCCGCGCGCTCGGTGCGCAGCCAGCGCCGCGCCGACCTGCCGCTCACAGCTGGGGAACAGCTGGATGTCATCGACATGCACGGCACGGCCCACGGCGCCCAGGGCCACGCCGTCATCTGCCGCAACGCCCAGGGCAGAT